In Oncorhynchus tshawytscha isolate Ot180627B linkage group LG23, Otsh_v2.0, whole genome shotgun sequence, the following proteins share a genomic window:
- the LOC112222649 gene encoding membrane progestin receptor alpha-like — protein MATVVMEQIGRLFINAQQFRQIPQLLESAFPTLPCTVKAHDVPWVFREPHILGGYRQPEHSWRYYFLTLFQRHNEALNVWTHLLAAFIILVKSQELSETVDFLRDPHAQPLFIVLLSAFTYLSCSALAHLLNAKSELSHYTFYFLDYVGVAIYQYGSALAHFYYAIEEGWHTRVRGIFLPTAAFLAWFSCFGCCYGKYASPRLPKFAHKLFQVVPSGLAYCLDISPVLHRIYSCHQQEGGCSNQAVAYHRYQVIFFLVSAYFFACPHPERWLPGRCDFIGQGHQIFHVFLVLCTLVQIEATRIDYIERRPLYERLHGNLAHDAVALFIFTACCSALTAFYVRKRVQAQLCEKEK, from the coding sequence ATGGCGACCGTGGTGATGGAGCAGATTGGTCGCCTGTTCATCAATGCTCAACAGTTCCGTCAGATTCCTCAGCTGCTCGAGTCAGCCTTCCCTACTCTGCCCTGCACCGTGAAGGCCCATGATGTGCCCTGGGTGTTCCGTGAGCCTCACATCCTTGGAGGCTACAGGCAGCCGGAACACAGCTGGCGCTACTACTTCCTCACCCTCTTCCAGAGGCACAACGAGGCACTCAACGTTTGGACCCACCTGCTCGCCGCCTTTATCATCCTGGTCAAGAGCCAGGAGCTGTCAGAGACAGTGGATTTTCTCCGTGACCCCCACGCCCAGCCCCTGTTTATTGTCCTCCTTTCAGCCTTCACCTACCTGTCGTGCAGTGCCCTGGCCCACCTGCTCAATGCCAAGTCCGAGCTCTCCCACTACACCTTCTACTTCCTGGACTATGTGGGCGTGGCCATCTACCAGTATGGCAGCGCCCTGGCTCACTTTTACTATGCCATAGAGGAGGGCTGGCACACCCGGGTGCGAGGGATCTTCCTGCCCACCGCAGCGTTCCTAGCCTGGTTCTCGTGCTTCGGCTGCTGCTACGGCAAGTATGCCAGCCCGAGGCTGCCCAAATTTGCCCACAAGCTGTTCCAGGTGGTGCCCTCGGGCCTGGCCTACTGCCTGGACATTAGTCCCGTGCTGCACCGCATCTACAGCTGCCACCAGCAGGAGGGGGGCTGCTCCAACCAGGCTGTGGCTTACCACCGCTACCAGGTCATCTTTTTCCTGGTGAGCGCCTACTTCTTTGCCTGCCCCCACCCAGAGCGCTGGCTGCCCGGGCGATGTGACTTCATTGGCCAGGGCCACCAGATCTTCCATGTGTTCCTGGTGCTGTGCACCCTGGTGCAGATCGAGGCGACACGCATAGACTACATTGAGCGGAGGCCCCTCTACGAGCGTCTCCACGGCAACCTGGCCCATGATGCAGTGGCGCTCTTCATCTTCACGGCATGCTGCAGCGCGCTCACTGCCTTCTACGTGCGGAAACGTGTGCAGGCACAACTGTGCGAAAAAGAGAAGTAG